The following coding sequences lie in one Spinacia oleracea cultivar Varoflay chromosome 1, BTI_SOV_V1, whole genome shotgun sequence genomic window:
- the LOC110803567 gene encoding farnesol kinase, chloroplastic-like: protein MMLPDNPVISDICATVITAAIDRGVFRIWELTAKYDVLDSRLYRKLVHISIGLVFMLCWPLFSSGYRGAFLACLVPGLSAIRVLLIGLGICKGESTVKSLSRFGDYRGLLKGSFYYVSAISFACLVFWRTSPIGIAAICNLCAGDGMADIVGRRIGKDKLPYNKNKSYAGSIAMATAGFVASVGYMHYLSAFGFMQENWGLVFRLLVVSLVSSVVESLPISTQLDDNLTVPLASFSTGFLLF, encoded by the exons ATGATGTTGCCGGATAATCCAGTGATAAGTGATATTTGTGCCACTGTTATAACGGCAGCTATTGATCGCGGTGTGTTTCGGATTTGGGAGTTGACTGCTAAGTACGACGTCTTGGACTCT AGACTGTACAGGAAGCTTGTGCATATCAGCATTGGACTAGTTTTCATGCTTTGCTGGCCATTATTCAG CTCTGGGTATCGTGGTGCATTTCTAGCTTGTCTTGTTCCCGGACTCAGCGCAATACGCGTGCTTCTTATTGGACTTGGGATCTGTAAGGGTGAATCCACTGTCAAGTCTTTGAGCCGATTTGGAGACTACAG GGGACTTCTGAAGGGATCTTTTTACTATGTATCGGCCATCAGTTTCGCTTGTTTAGTTTTTTGGAGGACTTCCCCAATTGGGATTGCAGCCATTTGTAACCTGTGTGCTGGAGAT GGTATGGCTGACATTGTGGGAAGAAGAATAGGCAAGGATAAACTTCCATATAATAAAAACAAGTCCTATGCTGGTAGTATTGCTATGGCAACTGCTGGATTTGTGGCCTCTGTCGG GTACATGCACTATCTTTCTGCATTTGGATTCATGCAAGAAAATTGGGGTTTGGTATTTCGTTTGTTGGTTGTATCACTTGTTAGTTCAGTTGTGGAATCACTTCCCATAAGCACGCAACTTGATGATAATCTCACAGTTCCACTCGCTTCCTTTTCAACCGGCTTCCTTCTCTTTTGA